A window of the Brassica oleracea var. oleracea cultivar TO1000 chromosome C1, BOL, whole genome shotgun sequence genome harbors these coding sequences:
- the LOC106338417 gene encoding uncharacterized protein At4g04775-like, with product MTSSSTSSAHFPRISNHGVPTRCLCGEGITTFGSSTAENRYRRFYICQIAKDRKTENHLFKWIDEALIDEIRMVDAKHERVAQEITKFEERVMEKVKSEIVRVEAEMSEKLKEKVNLEIARVAQDMKQNDGGYCCCGSNRRNMDFSYCLSKFQ from the exons ATGACCAGTTCGTCGACTTCTTCTGCTCATTTTCCTCGAATCTCTAATCATGGTGTGCCCACAAGATGTTTGTGTGGCGAGGGTATAACCACTTTTGGTTCATCGACGGCGGAGAATAGGTATCGACGATTCTACATATGCCAAATCGCAAAAGAT AGAAAAACTGAGAATCATCTATTTAAATGGATTGATGAAGCTTTGATTGACGAGATACGGATGGTAGATGCAAAACATGAGAGAGTTGCTCAAGAGATTACGAAGTTTGAAGAAAGGGTTATGGAAAAAGTGAAGTCCGAGATTGTTAGAGTTGAAGCTGAGATGTCGGAAAAGCTCAAAGAGAAGGTGAACTTGGAGATTGCTAGAGTTGCACAGGATATGAAACAGAACGACGGTGGCTATTGTTGTTGTGGGAGCAATCGTAGGAATATGGACTTCTCTTACTGTCTGAGCAAGTTCCAGTGA
- the LOC106344974 gene encoding U-box domain-containing protein 29-like — translation MGTETYITVPSFFKCPISLDVMRSPVSLCTGVTYDRASIQRWLDGGNNTCPATMQVLRTKEFIPNLTLQRLIKAWSDSVGRYAAASPPPDPTLKEVNESLRRLSLEKDDEIRLEILVRFVKDSDANRAFLSARKDLVPMLVDIIAGGTRTTTRIKLVLLAIKILDSITNGGSEGDRKRLSNLMLTNGGGDCLTAILLAIQRGKLESKIESVRVLEVVSSFDAKSKLLIAERDEILTEVIKSISTESDPTLIEASLSFLITIAKSKRVRSKLIAAKTITKIKDILLTEETPSVAVTEKSLKLLETLTSKREGRSEICRGDGGRCVEGVVRKLLKVSTTATKHAVTILWCLCYVFGEDKRVKETVERSNGVTKLLVVIQSNCSPMVRQMAKDVIKVLKVKPSASDLVAYETKTTHIMPF, via the coding sequence ATGGGAACCGAGACGTACATTACGGTTCCTAGCTTCTTCAAGTGTCCAATATCTCTCGACGTGATGAGATCTCCCGTTAGTCTCTGCACCGGCGTTACTTACGACCGTGCAAGTATCCAGCGGTGGCTCGACGGAGGCAACAACACTTGTCCCGCCACTATGCAGGTTCTCCGAACTAAGGAGTTTATCCCCAATCTCACCCTTCAACGACTAATCAAAGCCTGGTCCGATTCCGTCGGCCGTTACGCCGCCGCTTCTCCGCCTCCGGATCCGACGTTGAAAGAGGTGAATGAGTCGTTGCGGAGACTGAGCCTCGAGAAGGACGACGAGATTCGTCTGGAGATTTTGGTTAGATTCGTGAAGGATTCGGACGCGAACAGAGCGTTTCTCTCGGCGAGAAAGGATCTCGTACCAATGCTCGTCGATATCATCGCCGGAGGGACACGCACGACGACGAGGATCAAGCTAGTTCTTCTCGCGATTAAGATTTTGGATAGTATAACTAACGGAGGTAGTGAAGGAGATCGGAAACGGTTATCTAATCTAATGTTGACAAACGGTGGTGGCGATTGCTTAACGGCGATTCTCCTCGCGATCCAGCGCGGGAAACTGGAATCGAAAATCGAATCCGTTAGGGTTTTGGAGGTTGTCTCCTCCTTCGACGCCAAATCGAAACTGTTAATCGCAGAACGCGACGAGATTCTCACGGAGGTGATCAAATCAATCAGCACAGAGTCAGATCCTACCTTGATCGAAGCGAGTTTATCATTCCTTATCACGATCGCAAAATCGAAACGAGTGAGATCGAAACTAATCGCCGCGAAAACGATCACGAAGATCAAAGACATTCTCCTAACGGAAGAGACACCAAGCGTCGCCGTGACGGAGAAATCGCTGAAACTGTTGGAGACTCTGACGTCGAAGCGAGAAGGTAGATCGGAGATTTGCCGCGGAGACGGAGGCAGGTGCGTGGAAGGAGTGGTGAGGAAGCTGTTGAAAGTCTCGACGACGGCGACGAAGCACGCCGTTACGATTTTGTGGTGTCTCTGCTACGTGTTCGGGGAAGATAAGAGGGTGAAGGAGACGGTGGAGAGAAGTAACGGCGTGACGAAGCTTTTGGTTGTGATACAGAGCAACTGCTCGCCGATGGTGAGGCAAATGGCGAAAGATGTGATTAAGGTTTTGAAGGTTAAACCATCTGCTTCCGATTTGGTTGCATACGAGACCAAGACCACTCATATTATGCCATTTTGA